The genomic interval TTAGTGATAAGCTCAGAATCGAACATGCTATTCAAGCTGCCGAGGAAATTGAATCTTATGTTTTCGGCAAAACGTTTAAGGAATTTAATTCTGATTCCATGCTAAAAAGTGCATGTATGCATCAGTTAGCCGTGATTGGAGATGCTTTTGCCAATTTATCAAGGAGAATCAAAGATGAAAATAATGATATAGATTGGACTGGTTGGATAGGATTAAGAATAAAAGTAGTTCATGTTTATTTTGGTATTGATTATCAGATTATCTGGAATATTATAAATGAAGAACTTTCTGATTTAAAAGAAAAGTTAAATCAAATATACAGTTCATTGTTATTATAAGCAAGGCATAAATCAAATATACACTTTCACTTATGAGATTCTGTCAAGCAGTAAATACCCTGGCGAAAAAATTAATTAAACCTTACGATGAAGACGCAGCAAAAAAGCAGTTAAAGTATGTTCCCCATTGGGCCTAATTTTATTTGATGGGTATTTGACAGGGGGAGAACATAAGCAAATACAGTAAGGACCTTGAGAATAAATGAATGAAAGTTTTTAGGTTTGAATATAAAGATGAGATCAAATTTTAAAATACTAATAGTGGAAGATGAGGCTTTATTTTTCATGATGTTGCAGAGGAAATTAAAGCAGAAAGGTTTCACGGTTTTAGGGAATGCAAGTACGAAAGATAAGGCAATTTCTATGTATCGAGACTTGAAACCTGACCTTATCCTTATGGATATTCATCTGGCGAATAGTTCCAGCGGGATTGAAGCTGCTATAGAAATCAAAAGAGAGAATCCGAATCTTCCCATTATTTATATAACGGCTTATGATGATGAAGGAACCAAAACAAAAGCTCTATCGACAGAACCCATTGCTTTTTTAACAAAACCATTATCTATAGAACATTTGATTGCTTTAGTTGGAGAACAATATTCCCGTTAAATACAAGAATTATACATTAGTTATTAAATTCTATTCTTATATACTGTTTTACTAAAACATATAGAGCAGGTAAATCCCTTTCTTTGTTTGAATTTAATTTTTCCTTGCAACTGGTTTTTAACGATACCGATTATGCTTTGCATGCCGTATGCTTCAGTATTATCAAAATTATAATCTTCAGGTAAACCGATACCATTATCCTGAAATTTGAGAAAGAGAATATCTCCAGATTCTTTTACACGAATAGATATAAGTCCTTCTCCGTCGGGAAAAGCATATTTGATGGAATTGGAAAGAAGTTCATGGAGCAGTAAACCCAGTGGATTTGCAATATCTATAAGTACCCGGACAGGAGCTATTCTACTCCGAATATGAATTTGGGTTCTATCGACATTCATACTATTGCAAATTAAATTAATATGATCTGATATATATTCTTTTAATGAGATGTAGGATAAGTCCTTTGACTGAAAAAGTTTTTGTTGAGCAAGCGCCATTACTTTTATTTTATCAATAGAATCTTTTAAACGTTTAATATCTTCATCTGATTTCGAAAATAACTCTTGAATCATTAATATAGAAATAATAACCTGCATATTATTCTTGGTTCTATGGAAAAGCTCGCGATGAAGTGCATCTTTCTCTGAAATGATTTTTTGGAGTTCTATATTTTTATTGCTTAGTTCTTTAGTTCTTACTTGAACCTGCTTTTTGAAAACTAAACTTACGATAACTAAAAAAGCTGAGGAGAGGGCTATACCGGTGAGAGTCCAGATAAGGTAAGCAGGTATCAGTGTAGGTGGTTTCTCATGAAGCCAGTAAACAAGAGATTTATAATAAATTGAATTACCGTTATTCAGAATCTTTGTTAAATTTGAATCAATGGCAGAAAGTAAATCTAAATTCCTATTCTTTTTTGTGGCAAAGTGTAGAGTAGAAGGGGATAATATGATCGATGCGGGTTTTAAAAAATGAGATTTATTTTTATTATACGAATAGAACCTTCCTACTATAACTGCATCTGCCTCTCCAGATTCAACAGCTTGAATGCTGCTATTGTAATCGGGTTTTTTTATAAGTTTATAGCTTAGGTTCCAATCTTTTTTCTTTTTCATAAGTATATTTTGTTGAATGGAACCTTCAAGAATCGCTATTTTCTTGCCGTTCATATCCCGAATATTTTGTATATTACTGTCCTTGTTAGAATGTAATTGTAGCCAGGAGGAAAGAACCGGAAGTCTATTAAAATCAAATTGCTTATTTCTCGATTTTGAATATGCCACATCTAACATCAGATCAATTTCCCCATTTTCCAGCATTTCTAAACAATTTTGCCAGGTACAGAAAACATATTTCAATTGCCAGTTTTCTTTTTCTGCTATATCGATGAGGATATCTACAAATATGCCTTCCGGTTTTTTTGATTTTTCCCAACTTACTTTGGGTGGATTGTTATAAATACCAACAGAAACAGTACGGGCAAATAGAGGATGGAAAAGGAATAGGAAAATACTTATAAAAAAGAGTTTTATTAGCAAAAACATTGGATTTCTCTAATTATTAAACCTGTTTCGATAAAAGTCAAGTTATAAAAATCATTTGTAAGTTATACGATATTTAAGAATATTATGAAAAACTAAAATTATATCCTAAAAATGTTCACTTTCCGGGAAGCAGACGAACCATCGGTCATTCGCTTAGGTTTAAAGAAACTCCCAGCTTTTTGAATGGGTACATATTTTTGCACAAATGCTATAGAAAAAAATTCTGTTCGGAAAAAATTTTTTGATTCTCAAAGGAAGTGCCTTTGCTTAGACTTGATTGAATAATGAGGCATAAGCCCGTATTTTATTCCGAAAGGAGAACTCTATTATGATGAAGCGATTTCTTTTTTTTACGCTTCTTTTACTCAGTTTTGTTTTTATGACGGACTGTTCAAAGAAGAAAGAGGATAAAACAGTTGAAAACCTGTTATTATTGAAAGTATTTGCACCGGATGTTTTTAACCAACTATTCGGTATCCAAACCGAATCCTGCCCACCGGCTTCGGATGCTCGTGTGAGTTTGAACCACTGTACTACCCAGGCCAATAGCTGGGCTCAAAAGCCTAAAAGTATCAGCTTTTCGACTATTGCCAGTAAA from Leptospiraceae bacterium carries:
- a CDS encoding transporter substrate-binding domain-containing protein, whose product is MFLLIKLFFISIFLFLFHPLFARTVSVGIYNNPPKVSWEKSKKPEGIFVDILIDIAEKENWQLKYVFCTWQNCLEMLENGEIDLMLDVAYSKSRNKQFDFNRLPVLSSWLQLHSNKDSNIQNIRDMNGKKIAILEGSIQQNILMKKKKDWNLSYKLIKKPDYNSSIQAVESGEADAVIVGRFYSYNKNKSHFLKPASIILSPSTLHFATKKNRNLDLLSAIDSNLTKILNNGNSIYYKSLVYWLHEKPPTLIPAYLIWTLTGIALSSAFLVIVSLVFKKQVQVRTKELSNKNIELQKIISEKDALHRELFHRTKNNMQVIISILMIQELFSKSDEDIKRLKDSIDKIKVMALAQQKLFQSKDLSYISLKEYISDHINLICNSMNVDRTQIHIRSRIAPVRVLIDIANPLGLLLHELLSNSIKYAFPDGEGLISIRVKESGDILFLKFQDNGIGLPEDYNFDNTEAYGMQSIIGIVKNQLQGKIKFKQRKGFTCSICFSKTVYKNRI
- a CDS encoding response regulator, giving the protein MRSNFKILIVEDEALFFMMLQRKLKQKGFTVLGNASTKDKAISMYRDLKPDLILMDIHLANSSSGIEAAIEIKRENPNLPIIYITAYDDEGTKTKALSTEPIAFLTKPLSIEHLIALVGEQYSR
- a CDS encoding DUF86 domain-containing protein, translated to MKEGISDKLRIEHAIQAAEEIESYVFGKTFKEFNSDSMLKSACMHQLAVIGDAFANLSRRIKDENNDIDWTGWIGLRIKVVHVYFGIDYQIIWNIINEELSDLKEKLNQIYSSLLL